The Chryseolinea soli nucleotide sequence TTTGGGTCGATGTCGGTGGGTGAAAGAGGTATGTTCACGGATCCTTTTGCGCCTTACTTGTTCGATGTGTCGTTTATTGATTTTCCCACAACCGACAACCAGCAAGCCGTTCTTGCGCAGTTTAAAAACCTGCTGGCTACCGATGAAGTCGGCGCATTTATTTTTGAGCCGTTGGTGCAGGGCGCGGGCGGCATGCGCATGTACTCGCCCGAGTTTTTGGACGTCCTTATCCGTGAAGCACAAGCCCACGATGTCATCTGCATTGCCGACGAGGTGTTTACCGGCTTTGGAAGAACCGGAAAATTATTTGCATCTCATCACCTCCAACATCAACCCGACATTCTCGCCATCTCGAAGGGCATTACCGGGGGTACATTGGCGTTGGGCGTGACGAGTTGTTCACAAAAAATTGTGTCTGCTTTTGCCACCAGTGCATTCGATAAAACATTTTTTCACGGCCATTCCTATACGGCCAATCCGATCGCCTGCGCTGCTGCGAACGCCAGCTTCCGTCTGTTGATGCGGGAATCGTGCCAGGAGCAGATCCGCATGATCGGCAACGAGCATGCTTCGTTCCGCGACAAGGTGAAGGGACATAAAAATGTGAAGGCGGCCCGGTCGCTGGGCACCATCCTCGCCATAGAGTTGAACACGGCCGAAGGAAGTTCGTATGCCAACGCGCTCCGCAAGACCATCTACCCTTACTTTCTGGAAAGAGACATCTTGCTGCGGCCGTTGGGCAATACGATTTATGTTCTGCCTCCGTATGTCATCACGCCACAGGAGCTGCGCTCTATTTATGGCGCGATCGAGTCATTCCTGGAAACCGTTGGCGTATAGCAAGGCCGTGTTACATGGGTGTTATGGTGAGCGCTTTTCCCAGCGCTGAGAAGATCAATATCTTATCCAAATCCAATGGCCTTACCGCTACCCGGCTGCTCTCGATAGGAAGGGGTGAGAGTAATTTTCCCTGGCCGTCGTAGACGAAAGATAATTCTTGCCCTTTGTCGGTAATGGCGATGAAAGACTTGCCGGCACCAAAGTCGAGGTATTGGATCTCGGTCGGATTGTTGGCAATAAAATCGCTTACCACGACCTCCTTCAGATTCTCGTCGAAGACCGTCAGCTGTTTGGTTTCCTGGCGCACGACGAGATAGCCTTTGAAGTTTTCTTCGCGCACCAGCCTGAACTGGGCGTCGACTACATTTTTCAGCAACGTTTCGCGGCTGTGGATCTTGCCATCCATGGTGAACTTGATGCGGAAGCCATCGCGGGAGATCACTACAAAATACGTATTCTCACGGCTGTTGCCCGACTCGAGATAATAGTCGCCTGCGGGGCGCGCGTTGAGATTGAGCGGGAAGCCTTTCAACACTTCGCCACGGCGGTTCATGAGGTAAGCATTTCCATCTTCCTGAACGGCAACGATGTAGTCCTTTCCGCGGATGCGGTGGTGGTTTGCTGCAGAAGAAAGCGATCCTCCGAGGTTCTTCGGCTGCCATCCTTCCAGGTTCTTTCCTTCCTTGTCGAACATCCAGAGGTGGCCAGACTTGCCGCTCACCAGGAAGCGATACTTCTTGCTGTGGTCGTAGTCGACGATGCTCACAAATTCGATGTCGCGCTCCTTGATCTTTACCGGGTAGGGCTGCACGTATTTTCCCAAACGGTCCACGACGTGCAATTCGCCGGGAGTGGCAAAGAAATATTGCAATTTGCCATTGCTGAAAAAGTCGATTTGTTGCACATCTCCAAGAATGGGTCCATCCAGGGGCAGACTCCAAAGCACTTTGCCCGCAGGGGTGACCAGGCTCACGTTGCGTGAGGAATCCTGCACCAGCACTTCACTCTCCCGGCTCACGTGACTTTTTACGACAAAGAATTTTGATACGGCCTGATTGAAATTGGTGATGGACTTGGATGAGGTTTCGGCCTCGGCCGTAGTCGGCGCTTCGGCTTTGCCCGGTTTGCTTCCGGCAGCTTTTTTATAGGACCACGATACGTTAGTGTAGTAACTATCGTTCAAGTGACTGAACTGGATCGCTCCCATCTGCAGCGCGTTTAACAGTGTGCGATTCTCCTGGATAAATGTCTTCCAACGCGGCTGCAGCGAATTCTCCAAAACGCTCCATACGCGGGGCGTGTTGACATAGAGACTTACGTTGGATTCCAACAACGTAGACTCCAGGAATCTGTTCTGCGCCACCGATTTTCCCCAGGTATCTTCACGGTCGATGTCTTCGAGAAAACGCTTGAGCTCTTCCAGGTCTTCGCCGACAAAAATGGCGTTACCCAGCTTGGTATAATAACTGGTGTTAAATCCAGAGACCAATGGCCAGAAGATCTTTTCGGGGAACCGGTACAGAGGAAGTTCACGAATTTCGTAGTCGGAATATTTTTCGTAAAAGACGGTGTCGATGCTGAGCTGTTGCGACAAGGAATTGAATGCTCCGATCCATTCTTCGGATCCTTTCTGCGTGTTGATGATCAAGATCTTGGAAGTGCCCTGCCCCTTGGATTCCATCCAGCAAACGCCCAATTCGCCAGAGAGGTTGCTCCGGAGTTTGTTGGCGTCCACTTTCAACGACCGGGCTATCTGCTGGAGCGTGTCGCGGATGTAGGTATTCTTTTTTGTGAACGCTTCCAGGTCGCGCGTGAAACTTGCGCCGTCGCTGATGCCGTAGCTGGCAAACATGAGGGCACGGTTTGACACATATTGCTTTAGGGTGAACGGCACCGGCGTTTGACTGCTGAAAGACGACAAGATGTAGTTCGGGCGGCTCGCGCTGTCGATGCTAAAGCCGTTTAGCACGAAATCGTCGTTGTCGCTGATCTTCACGTCCAGCATGGCGGAGTGGCCGAATTGCTGCACGAGGGCCGATGGCGTTTCGTTGGTGAAGAGGGAGAACCATTGCGTGAAGTTTTTCAGGTTCAGGTAGATGTTTCCACCGTCGCTTTTTACTTTGGGGAGTTGGTAGACCGTGCCGAGGGTTGTTCTGAAATTTTTGTCGGCGTTGTAGGTCCGGATCACGTCTTCGATCAACATGGGGGCGAAGCTGCTCACCCAGACATGGTTCAGCTTGATCCACGAGAACGTTCTGTTTTTCATGGACAATTCATAGATACGAACCCCACCGTATTCATGTTCGGAGAGATCGATGGTGGCTTTACCTTTTTTTAAAGATTCGAGTGCGATGTTAAATTCCTGCTCCACGGTGGGGGTGGCGGGAATGTAGAACACGAAATCGAAGTCGTCTTTTTTGGTGACGTGGAGCGAGACGAGGGCGCCGGGTGCCATGTGGTTGAGGACGAAGTCGGTCATTTTCCGGAGGGAGTCGGCTTCGGTGGGGAGAACGGCTTTATTGATGATGCTGAGGATGGGCGAGTGTTTGAGTTGGTCGACGCAGGTTTCGCAGGGGCTTCCTTCGTAGACGAGGATGGTTTCGGTGGGGACAAGGTCCCATACGCTGGCAGCGGGTTTTCGCAGGAAGGTGTCGTATAAAAAGTAGCCGCCGGCCAATACCAGGGTTAAACCGATGGTGATGAGTAATGGGAGTCTTTTCACGGGCAGATCATGCGTTTCAAAAGTTGAATATAGGCGTCAAAAAATCAATCGGCAAGGACGCGGGGCAACGGGGTTGGGATGTTGCCTTGTTTATTAAACAGGAATTGGGGGCGTATGGTTATTGTGGGAGGGTGATGTTGCCGGTAAACCCGCCCTACGCCAAGGCTTCGGCGGGTGCCAGAAGAGGTGATTGATTTTGTAAAATGTATATAAAACAAAAAAGCCTTGCTGATGACTCAACAAGGCTTTTTAAGATAAGAGACACGCGACTTATTTACCCGCCGAAGCTTTAGCGTAGGTGGGCTCTCCCGGGTGTTATCCAAGTACCATCAGTCCGACATAGTCGGAGGCTTAACTGCTCTGTTCGGTCCCGATAGCTATCGGGAGGTCCGCCTACGCCAAGGCTTCGGCGGGTGCCGGAAGAGGTGATTGATTTTGTAAAAGGTATATAAAACAAAAAAGCCTTGCTGATGACTCAACAAGGCTTTTTAAAATAAAAGATAGGCAACGACTTACTCTCCCGGGTGTTATCCAAGTACCATCAGCGCTGGCGGGCTTAACTGCTCTGTTCGGAATGGGAAGAGGTGATCCCCGCCGCTATAGTCACCTTAAGATTTGCCTGCTGTAGTCTTTACTACCGCCGGTCTTAATGTTCATAGCTGATTGTTATTCATTACTGAACAACGCTCAAACTTAATATCGTTGACATGTGGCCTGATGAAAGAGCAGTGTAGAAGAGTTAAACGAGCACACAGTGTGCGTCTGAATAAAATTGTATTTTATCTTTTCTGAAGCGTTCGGGTAATTAGTACTGCTCAGCTTTGACATTTCTGCCTTTACACCTGCAGCCTATCAACGTCATAGTCTCTGACGTCCCTTAATGGAAGTCTCATCTTGAGGTGAGTTTCGCGCTTAGATGCTTTCAGCGCTTATCTCGTCCCAACGTAGCTACCCGGCGATGCAGCTGACGCCACAACCGGTACACCAGCGGTTGGTCCAACCCGGTCCTCTCGTACTAAGGTCAGATCCTCTCAAACTTCCTACGCCCATCACAGATAGGGACCGAACTGTCTCACGACGTTCTGAACCCAGCTCGCGTGCCACTTTAATAGGCGAACAGCCTAACCCTTGGGACCTTCTCCAGCCCCAGGATGTGACGAGCCGACATCGAGGTGCCAAACCTCCCCGTCGATGTGAGCTCTTGGGGGAGATCAGCCTGTTATCCCCAGCGTACCTTTTATCCTTTGAGCGATGGCCCTTCCATACAGAACCACCGGATCACTATATCCGTCTTTCGACCCTGCTCGACTTGTCAGTCTCACAGTCAAGCATGCTTATGCTATTGCACTCCACATACGGTTACCAAGCGTATTGAGCATACCTTTGAAAGCCTCCGATACACTTTCGGAGGCGACCACCCCAGTCAAACTACCCACCACGCACTGTCTCCGCAGGTCTTGCGGATTAGACATCAGATAAATAAAGGGTGGTATTTCACCGTTGACTCCCCTATACCTAGCGGCACAGGATCAATGCCTCCCACCTATCCTACACATCATCTACCCAATGTCAATGCGAAGCTATAGTAAAGGTGCATGGGGTCTTTCCGTCCCGTGACGGGTACACGGCATCTTCACCGTGACTACAATTTCACCGAGCTCATGGCTGAGACAGTGCCCAGATCGTTACACCATTCGTGCAGGTCGGAACTTACCCGACAAGGAATTTCGCTACCTTAGGACCGTTATAGTTACGGCCGCCGTTTACTGGGGCTTCAGTTCAACGCTTCGCCTTGCGACTAACGTCCCCCCTTAACCTTCCAGCACCGGGCAGGTGTCAGGCCATATACTTCATCTTACGATTTCGCATAGCCATGTGTTTTTGTTAAACAGTCGCCTGGGCCATTTCTCTGCGACCTTCTTTATTGCTAAAGAGAGGCAACCCTTTTCCCGAAGTTACAGGTTTAATTTGCCTAGTTCCTTAGCCATGACTCACTCGAGCACCTCAGGATTCTCTCCTTGACTACCTGTGTCGGTTTGCGGTACGGGTACCGTATCAATATGCTTAGAAGATTTTCTCGGAAGTCTGCTTACATTCTCTATCCATTCGGCCGGAGCCTCCTGGTACTGTTGGACTTCAGCATTCTCTGCGGATTTGCCTACAGAAAATATACCTACATCTTTTAACGCCCTATTTCGTCAGGGCGCGGAATTGTCACTCCTCCTTCTCTCCATCGCTCAATACGGTAGTATGGGAATATTAACCCATTGGCCATCAGATTCGCCTTTCGGCTATTCCTTAGGTCCCGACTTACCCGCGGATGATTAGCATTGCCGCGGAACCCTTAGTCTATCGGTGGGCAGGTTTCTCGCCTGCCTTATCGTTACTTATGCCTACATTTGCTTTTCTGACCGCTCCACCGTCCATTACCAGACGACTTCGCCGCTGTCAGAATGCTCCCCTACCACTTAGCATTGCTGCTAAATCCTGAGCTTCGGTACTACACTTGATGCCCGATTATTATCGATGCTCTGTCGCTCGACCAGTGAGCTGTTACGCACTCTTTAAATGAATTGCTGCTTCCAAGCAAACATCCTGGCTGTCTAAGCAACTGAACCGCCTTAGTTCAACTTAGTGTAGATTTTGGGACCTTAGCTGCAGGTCTGGGTTCTTTCCCTCTCGGACACGGACCTTAGCACCCATGCCCTCATTGCAGAGTATATTTGTTACCATTCGGAGTTCATCAGGATTTGGTAGGATGTGACTCCCCCTAGTCCTATTGGTAGCTCTACCTGTAACAAACTCAACCTCCACACTGTTCCTAAAAACATTTCGGGGAGTACGAGCTATTTCTCAGTTTGATTAGCCTTTCACCCCTACCCTCAGTTCATCCAAAAACTTTTCAACGTTTACTAGTTCGGACCTCCATCCCGTGTTACCGGAACTTCATCCTGACCAAGGGTAGATCACAAAGTTTCGCGTCTATTCCCACTGACTAAGCGCCCTATTCAGACTCGCTTTCGCTTCGGATCCGCAGCTTCAGCTGCTTAACCTCGCCAGTGACAATAACTCGTAGGCTCATTATGCAAAAGGCACGCCGTCACTGGATCTCCCAGCTCCGACCGCTTGTAAGCGTATGGTTTCAGGTTCTATTTCACCCTCCTATTCGGAGTACTTTTCACCTTTCCTTCACAGTACTGGTTCACTATCGGTCTCTCAGGAGTATTTAGCCTTACCAGATGGTGCTGGCAAATTCAAACGGGGCGTCTCCGACCCCGCCCTACTCAGGATACCACCTCCTTCTAACACCTTGCGCTTACGGGGCTATCACCCGCTATGGCCCGGTTTCCCACCCGGTTCAACTTCATGTTAGTCAGATTATGTGGTCCTATAACCCCGATCCAGCCGTAACTGAATCGGTTTGGGCTCTTACGCGTTCGCTCGCCACTACTTGCGCAATCACTCGATTGTTTTCTTCTCCTCCAGGTACTTAGATGTTTCAGTTCCCTGGGTTTGCTCCATCCCTTACGGGTGGTAATGTGTCTTCAACACACTGGGTTGCCCCATTCGGACATCTACGGATCAATAGCTATTTGCGCTTCCCCGTAGCTTTTCGCAGCTTATCACGTCCTTCTTCGCCTCTGAGAGCCTAGGCATTCCCCATACGCCCTTATTTACTTCTTTCAACGACGTCCTGTCCAATTACTTGGCAGGACTCACCTATGTGCTCGTTTAGTTATATGTATTGTTTGACGAATCACTTCGTCTCCCATACACACTCTTTTACTACTCTTTCATCAGCATGTCAATGAACTCCTTCATCAATCTTATTCCAACCAGGTGGCATCGAGATGGCTTATCTCATACAGCCCGCCCAAAGGGATTGATAACGTGGTAACTTTTTTCAGTCCTTTCGGATCTGTTTACCTTTTCTAACTTTTCAATGTCTGACAAGCGCATCCCGCTAATCAGTTTTTCTTTTTGTCTTTTCTAAACTTCGGCCTCCTTCGCCAAGGCTTCGGCGGCCAAGTGGAGAATATCGGAGTCGAACCGATGACCTCCTGCTTGCAAAGCAGGCGCTCTAGCCAGCTGAGCTAATCCCCCTAATACTTACAAAGTCCTGGGCCTCTCTTCCACCAAACCCATTTTTACCGTGGGCCTGCGTGGACTCGAACCACGGACCTCTACATTATCAGTGTAGCGCTCTAACCACCTGAGCTACAAGCCCGGATTTTGTCCTCTTTACCTAATAAACTCGAATAAATGTAATTGATAGCGAACCCCAATAAGAGTCGTCGGTTTTCATTTCGTTGTGCGCCTTTTGTGATTCGTCTTTAAAGACTCCTCAGGCTAACACAACTCCAGAAAGGAGGTGTTCCAGCCGCACCTTCCGGTACGGCTACCTTGTTACGACTTAGCCCTAATCATCGGTTTAACCCTAAACAGCGCCTTACAGCAACTGCCTTCAGGTCCTCCCGACTCTCATGGCTTGACGGGCGGTGTGTACAAGGTCCGGGAACGTATTCACCGCGCCATTGCTGATGCGCGATTACTAGCGATTCCAACTTCATGCAGGCGAGTTGCAGCCTGCAATCCGAACTGAGACGTACTTTTTGTGATTGGCTTACCATCGCTGGTTTGCAACACTCTGTATACGCCATTGTAGCACGTGTGTAGCCCTGGACGTAAGGGCCATGATGACCTGACGTCGTCCCCTCCTTCCTCTCCGCTTGCGCGGGCAGTCTTTTTAGAGTCCCCAGCTTAACCTGTTGGCAACTAAAAATAGGGGTTGCGCTCGTTGCGGGACTTAACCCAACACCTCACGGCACGAGCTGACGACGGCCATGCAGCACCTTGCTCCTTGTCCTTGCGGAAAAATCCATCTCTGGATCGGTCAAGGGCATTCTAGTCCAGGTAAGGTTCCTCGCGTATCATCGAATTAAACCACATGCTCCACCGCTTGTGCGGACCCCCGTCAATTCCTTTGAGTTTCACCGTTGCCGGCGTACTCCCCAGGTGGATTACTTATCGCTTTCGCTTGGCCGCGTACTGTATATCGCACACAGCGAGTAATCAACGTTTACAGTGTGGACTACCAGGGTATCTAATCCTGTTTGATCCCCACACTTTCGTGCCTCAGCGTCAGTTACAGCCTAGTAAGCTGCCTTCGCTATAGGTGTTCTTGACGATATCTAAGCATTTCACCGCTACACCGTCAATTCCGCCTACCTCATCTGTACTCAAGCTCATCAGTATCAATGGCACCCCTCTAGTTGAGCTAGAGTATTTCACCACTGACTTAATAAGCCGCCTACGCACCCTTTAAACCCAATAAATCCGGACAACGCTTGCCACCTACGTATTACCGCGGCTGCTGGCACGTAGTTAGCCGTGGCTTATTCACCAGGTACCTTCAATTTCCCACGCATGGGACTTTTATCCCCTGGCAAAAGCAGTTTACAACCCAGAAGGCCTTCTTCCTGCACGCGGCATGGCTGGTTCAGACTTCCATCCATTGACCAATATTCCCTACTGCTGCCTCCCGTAGGAGTCTGGCCCGTATCTCAGTGCCAGTGTGGGGGATCAACCTCTCAGTTCCCCTACTGATCATCGTCTTGGTGGGCCGTTACCCCGCCAACTAACTAATCAGACGCATGCCCATCCTTTACCTCCGTAGATTTAATCACAAAATGATGCCACTCCGTGATGTTACGGCGGGTTAATTCGAGTTTCCCCGAGCTATCCGCCTGTAAAGGGTAGGTTGCATACGTGTTACGCACCCGTACGTCACTCTCATATCTATTGCTAAATATTTACCGTTCGACTTGCATGTATTAGGCCTGCCGCTAGCGTTCATCCTGAGCCAGGATCAAACTCTCCATTGTAATAAACTTTCATACCTTCCCAATTGCTCGGTCCAGTATACGTCTCGACTTTCTTCACCCAGATCTCTCCAGATCAAATACTCGTCAGACTACAATAATTGTCTGAATTCCTAGACTCTCATTTATTTTTTCTTATTAAAAGAATTAATCACAAAAACCCCAACCTCGCGGCTGTAGTTTTCATGGGTCCGCTATCAATTATCATCCATTCAAAGAACGTGTTATCCGCCATGGGGCAGATAAGTGGGGTTACATCTCTAATCTCTTATCGAGTACCCTGATTTCACTCTGTTTCGCCCGATCCTTCTGAAAGGGGATGCAAAGGTATCTTTTCACCCCCACCTGCGCAAGGGGTGATCAAAAAAAATTATAGATTTTTCTCTTTCCGGTATACAGTCTGGGTGCGGTCGGGACCCGTAGAAACCAGCGTAATGGGCACCTGGAGCTCGGCTTCCAGGAATTTTATGTAGGTATCGAGCTCGGCCGGCAAATTTTGTTTCGAAACTCCGTTGGAATTCAGATCGGTGCTCCAGCCCTTTAATTCTGTATAAATCGGCGTAATTTTTTCGTTCACCAATTCATACGGCACCATATCGGTGATGGATCCGTCGGCTAACTGGTATTTTGTACACGCTTTTATGGTCGAAAAAATGCTGAGCACGTCGGCTTTCATCATCAAAAGTTGTGTGACACCGTTGATCATGATGGAATATTTGAGCGACGGAATATCAATCCATCCGCAGCGACGAGGTCTTCCCGTGGTGGAACCAAATTCTCTTCCCTCCTTGCGCATCAATTCGCCTTCATCGTCCATGAGTTCCGTGGGGAAAGGTCCGCTTCCCACGCGGGTGCTATACGCCTTAAAAATACC carries:
- the bioA gene encoding adenosylmethionine--8-amino-7-oxononanoate transaminase is translated as MNELLQSDKNIIWHPFTPLLGANDPLLITSGEGVYLHTHDGRQIMDAVSSWWVNIHGHSNKEIAEALAQQASTLEHVIFAGFTHEPAITLAKNLISILPSNQAKIFFSDNGSTAVEVGLKMAFQYWHNQNIKKRKVIALDGAYHGDTFGSMSVGERGMFTDPFAPYLFDVSFIDFPTTDNQQAVLAQFKNLLATDEVGAFIFEPLVQGAGGMRMYSPEFLDVLIREAQAHDVICIADEVFTGFGRTGKLFASHHLQHQPDILAISKGITGGTLALGVTSCSQKIVSAFATSAFDKTFFHGHSYTANPIACAAANASFRLLMRESCQEQIRMIGNEHASFRDKVKGHKNVKAARSLGTILAIELNTAEGSSYANALRKTIYPYFLERDILLRPLGNTIYVLPPYVITPQELRSIYGAIESFLETVGV